In Lolium rigidum isolate FL_2022 chromosome 7, APGP_CSIRO_Lrig_0.1, whole genome shotgun sequence, the DNA window gggaCTACGCGTTTATGTACCCCAATGATCGTCGTCATCGGCGTCCGCGTGCCCCGAGCCCCCCTCTGCCTCCACCACCCcctccgcctccaccaccacctccgccgcgGCGTGAGACTTTCGTAAggattctttcccttcttccgtcAAATTCTACCTGTTTTATTCGTAATTTGCTGCATCCATGTTTTGTGCCTGTTTGCTGTGGTGATTCCATCTGTAATCTTCAGTTGCAGACATTTCTGCATGACCTCTTGCATAACTTGCAGTCCATATTGaccacatgccacataggatagtTCCACAATTAATCTGCGAACAAGAAGCACTATCAGGAAGATGTTGGCTCCAGATTACTAAACTGAAAGTTCTGTCCTTGTATGATGTATAGTCTGTGGGTGATTCTGTCTGTAGTCTTGACTTGTTTCTTTAGGGTCTGCTTGAGTTGCAGACATTGAGATTATTACCAAACGGGAGAATTCTGTGCATTGATTATTACCTGCTAGTTTACTTAACCTTGTAGGAGTAATTTCAGAGCATTTCAATTATGACATGGACGGTTTTATTATGCTACTGGTGATTTCATAAACATTCTGTTCTGCTGACTTGGACTGAATTTGCTGCTAACCAAATTTAGTGCATTCCATTATGTTGGTTGCATTGTCATCAGTACCATAATTTGCCCTCTCCTTAGTCCTTATGATTCTTGTTGAGAGATATAAAATGGAAAACACTAAATTTTGGAGGCAATGTAAATTTATGAACCTGTAAGGTAGGAAAGGGAGTTCATGAATTCTTGTTTACCCATACCCTGAATTAGATGACAAACCCAGTCACTGAATATTGCTCAACTTGTCAATCCAGTCAAtgaattcagacaatctaagcatataTGCACACAAAAGTCTGTGATAGATTCCACCTGGATTCTTGACTTGCTTATTTAGGGTCTACTTGAGTTGCAGACATCGAGATTTCTCCATGACTTCTTGCATTTCTTGCAGTCCATATTTCCCACATGCCACACACGATAGTTCCACTGTTAACCTGCCAACAAAATGCCCTATCAGGAAGATGTTGGTTCCAGATAACCAAACTCACCTTCTAGCTTACTGGACCTTATAATTTCAGAGCATTTCATTTATGACTTGGACGATTTTATgatgctactggtcattatgttctggtGACTTCAACTGATTTTATGCTAATCAAACACCCATCATGTAGCATATGCTTCGTTATGTTGGTTGCAGTGTCATCAGTACCATAGTTTGTTTTGTCCTTTTGATTCTTGATGAAACAGATAATATGAAAAAATTGCAAATTATATTCTGCTCCTTTACTCCTTGTTTCAGTCAGATGTGATAGGCCAAAAATAGTGATTATGCAGAAATTTTGCAAACAACTAATTACATGAACACATACCTGGTAATGCAAATGACATCCAAGAATAAGGAAATATATACCTTAGATTCTAGAAAACCCAGTCACTGAATATGGCTCAAGTTGTCAATCCATTGACTGCTATTATGGTTCATTTTCCGTCAGATTGTTGATGGCGTGGAAGTACCGGAGGCGGTCGTCAAACAATATGCTTTCTATTGCAGAGCGTCCACTGTGCGCCAGGCGAATACAGAAGTCTGCCATTTCTGCGTTTTTGATTGGAAGAGGTCCCCATATTTCGCTGCAAAAGATGTGAGTAAACCTTTACATCTGTTTCAAGGTTTTGAGTCTTTTTGAGTTTTGAGCACTAAGTATAACTTAACTTTCTTTGTAGATGCCTACTCACTGTAGGAAACGTCATGAGGATATAGTACCTACTGTTCGTTGCGATGAGGGTGGTTGCACTGTCAGACTACGCCCAGGCCGTGAGCTTGACCTTCACAAGTATTTCTTCCACGTGCAGGCTCCTGACTGGTGGAACAAGTACATCTGAGGGATCAATCCGGTTGAGGAGTGAAAACATTTGAAGATCACAACAGTTGGTGGGGCAAATGCCGGTTGCTTTGTATACTGGAACTTCTGAATGTACTGAATGCTAAGATCCACATTTTGTCAAACCAGCATTGCATACATGCAAAAGATGTGAATGCATTGAATGTTTTCTTCTATTCTCTGTTGCTCACGTTGCCGCTGCTTTGCATTTCCTTAAACCTCTTcctatgattatggtcatatgtgctTAGATGATCTCAAATTCATGTGCCAGCAGCTTGTATGTGCTGCTTAGACACAGGTTTCTCTTAGAATATATTGGCAGCTCATGAATCAGACAAAGCCTGACGCAAATGACATCCACATTAGCCTGAACATCTAGGAAATGTTTGCTAGTTTAATAGTTACTTGCTTACTGCCATCAATTCGAAGGGGGCATTCTGGAGAAGACAAACTTCAATGTTTCTTGCCATTGAGTTTATTTAGTATTCAATGTATGTATCCCTAGTAAACAATATGCACAACAATGTCTATTACCACTGCTACTCCTAACCCAaagaacagaaaacaaaaaaaggggTGAGAGAGATCATGTACCCTTCTGTAATCCAATGAGGAAGGCAGCCTCTGCTCATGAAGCAATGAGGTATCCCTTACCTGCATCCCTTGCAATCATTAACAGCATACTACCGAATCAATACCTAGAATTAAGCCTGCTCAAGGTTTGGTCCAGCCCGTTGAACCTACCGACCCAACCCAAACCAGACCGGTTTCACCCTTCATGGGTACATCTCTGCCACGAACTTGTTGTATTGATCCAGAGCCAGATCAAGTGATTAGAACAAGTAGGGAGCCAGCGCCTCCTCTACAGGACTGAGCTAATCACTCATAACCTACATGACCTGTAAGATACATGTTACACAAAAATCTGGTGTATACTGTATGAGATGAGCTGCCGAAATCAAAGCAGACACCGTCTTGCCTTATATGAGTCAAGAAAGGTATTCATCCAACATTTTGCTGGATCACACATGATGCCAATGAACCGAGTAGGTTGAGTTGATGCTAATGGAATGAATCACATGACCACTTGTATTCCAGTAGTTTACGACTTCGGTTGGGTGATCCACCCGATCATTATGGTCATATATAATCACTGCAAAAAATCTTCTACCGTAGTTCAGTCGTTATCATCTACGAAAGAAATCACACTAGGAGAATAACATATCTTATTTAGTATTCAATGTATGCAGCAATATGCAGAGTTATGAACCATATGCAGAGTTATGAACAACAATGGCGATTAACATCCACCAATATTCATGCTTGGTATAACTGTTACACCTAACTCAAAGCACTGTTACCCACACAATTATGAATGACAATGTCGATCAATGCAGCCTCTGCTGATGATGTAAGGAGGCTTCCATTACCTGCATTCTTTGCAATCATTAACAGCATATACCCCCTCTGTCCcacaatataagatgttattacaaccaatatagGTTGTAATtgattgtaataacatcttaattACAGGACGGACAAATACCTGGAACTAAGCATGTTCAGGGTTGGTCCAAAACCGTTCGACCTGCCGACCAAAACACAAACCAAACAGGTTTCATGCTTCGTGGACATGCTGGGCTAAGACAGGTTACCTGCATCTCTCGCAATCATCAACCATATACTAACTAGCAAATGCCTGGAATAACCTGCATCCCTAGCATCAAGCTTCAAGAGTTTCTGTTGTAAAGGCAAAATACACAATCAAATGCACACGCATGATAGGGAAATGGGAAGAAAATCAAAGACGCAACAAACATATTTATCGATTTTTCTATTGAAATAATAAACTGTGTGAAGTACATGATTATAACAGGGGTAAACAAAGAAAAAATCAAACTAATTATTCAACTGCTCAAAGCTAGTGTGTACAACTGGGGTCAAGCGACCATGATGCACGCACAGTCCAAGTGGCCCTTTGAGTAGTTTGTCCATGACTTTCTCTAGGAAGCCCAAATCCGCAATAACCTAGCAAACCACCCTACTGTTAACTTAGTGAACTCatcaaggatttttcaatccactCGTGAAGCCATGTCCATCTTCCTAAGATCAGGTGTAACCCAAATAGGAGCCGGGAAGTTGGAGAAGAGCTGATGAGACACAACTTCTTCCTTGTTGTTATCATCCAAGTTGAGAATTCCCATATCACGATGATTATTCTTCAATCTCAATGTCCATAACACATTATCATCAGTAAAGTAGACATGATTTGCCTTGAGAGACGGATATTCTCCAGCACTGAGACAAAGTGACTGATTATGTCCAAGAAACAACACATGGTCATGCAAGCAATTGATTTTCTTAAGCTTACTTCTTTTAAGGTCAAATTTATATATTTCATATTCCGTAGTGTTCCAAAACACAGATGCCCCTGGTTCAGGTTCTACATCATGATCCTCACAGATTCTCCAAATCAGCAGCAGATCGCCCCATGGAGCTTGAGCAATGTACATGTACCCACAGCCATACACATTGCGCACTTGCATAATCATCTCCACTGTAACAGCAGGTCCACTACTAAAATCAAAAACATGAACTTCTCCAAATCCAGTCACTGCATACAACATGCCATCCTTGTAAGTGCAGTCCTCATAGGCATCATGGGGTGGAAGCCAGGTCCACTTATCATCCCCTACTCTTGTGAAAGAAAGCTGCTGCTTTGGATTGTGGATGAGAACCACCATGTAGCTTCCTGTGGATGTATCAGGGAACACAAACGCCTTATAGTGGAGTTCATCCCGCAGCTTGTCAAGATCATAAATAGATGGCGAGTTATAAGCAGCACGCGTTCCAGTGTGCCATGACAATTCATACTTGTGTAGATCACCGTACTCATCGAAGATGGGCTTCACCTGCTCGATGGTGATCACTGAAGGTAGCGCAATCTGTTCACATGTGATCGGGTTGACAAGATGCATCTCAGATCTTTCATCAACAGTAATCAGCCAGCCATGAGAGGACCCTATCAAACACCTAGTGCGGATAGGTGGACCTGGAAGAGTTAACTTGTACGATCTCTTTTCACTGAGGCTGTAGAGGTAAGCAGAGCTATCGCCAGCAGATTCAGAAGTATAGAGAAGGCACGGCGTCTGAGATAGTTTATACAGCCCAAGGCTTTGTAGGCTGGTATATGCAGAGTGCCAAGAGGGGCCGACGGCGCCAACACGTATGAGGTCAGGGATTTCAAGGGTGGCAAAGATATCCATCAAGACGTCCTGAGGCAGCTCTCGCAATGTGCCCACGATAGTCTCGGTCAGCCATGGATCAACATCTTTGCATAGTTTCTTCAGTGAACTGGGAGTGTAGCCTAGCAGCCTTGGCAAAGCTCTGAAGACTAGGGAGCACAAATGTGTGCGCTGTATAGCTAGACTCCCTAAGCTCATTACCGAGGCAACACTACATAACTCCATGGGATCAGGGTCTCTCTGTCAAGATTGGAACTTCGCCAAACAGACAAATCTCTTCAGTAACAGAGGGAAGACACGCTCCTGGCTAAATTCCTAAGTTGCAAAGACCGGATGCTTGGACAGACCAGACAAAGAAAATCAATAACTCCCTTAGTTGCAAAGATCTGATGCTTGGACAAACCAGACAAATTTCTTCAATGACTCCGTTAGCTGCAGAGACCTGATGGTTGGACAAACCTGACAAAATTTCTTCAGTAACTTGGATGGAGCACAGAGAGGAATCTCCTGCCTACACTTATACTATATATCACCAATCATGGAGGCCTCCGAATTCGAATAGGTCAAGCAAATCCGAGTCCAAGAACGAAACGGATATCAAGGGCCCGAAAGTTTGGTACTTGCTGGAGAAATTTGTAGACCCGCTCGGTTTCTTCTCCGATTCCAAATTCCCCCTGCCAAGTTAGGGCTGAAGGCGACAAGAGGGGATTAAGCTGCTTGGGGAGGGGGGAGAAACTGCTGGGAGAAGCAACCTGgcttcgcgccgccgtcgccggcggtggcgacgggAGGAGACTGGAGTGGTGGAGCGGCGGAGTAGTATGAAAAGTTCCTGGACGCCTTCTTTCAGTAAGCTAGCAGGTAATAATCAATACACATAATTTTTCAGTTTGGTAATCTGGAGCCAACATCTTTCCAATAGTGCTTTTTGCAATTTTCAGACtggaggcccaccagaccattccTGAACATGATATTTTTGTGCCCCAATTCGTACGACAATTCCTGAACATGTACGCACGCCAATTCGTGTGCCAGGGACGGATTGATTTGGGTGTCGTACATGGATGGTATGAAATCTATCGTATGTACTCTCCGTTTTTCTTTAGTTCGTGTCGTTAAAATTAAAAATTGTCAAATTTaacctaaaatatgaaaaaaaattaaCAACTACAATACCAAAGAAATATAATATGACAAAATATAGTTTATAGCGATTCTAATACTATAGATTATACATTatagatgttaatattttttatgaaacatttagttaaattttacaaaatttgactttgactaaatgtAGAATGCAATCTAATTGTGAACGGAAGGAGTATAGAGGTGCTCCCGCCTGGGGATCAACGAACAAACCTTTATATGGAGTAAAATAGATCAAAGGTCACTGAATTTAAACTCTTTTTCGCCTTAGCCACCGTGTTGAACCACCGGCGAGTGGCTCCGTCCATCATCAGGGGCAGGTACCGAGCGGCGAATAGCTTGGAGTGCCCGGCGATTCCCATAGCCATGGTGTATGCATTGATCCACACCCCCGGGTCGACGGTGGTGTCGTATTTCTCGATGTCGCGGGGGGCCTTGAACCCCGTAGGGTAAGGCTCTCCTCGGACCATGGGGCCGGAGCATGTTGGGTCGGACCATATAGGGCCGGAGCATGTTGGGCCGAATTGAGAGAACGAGCTGCGACGAGCTTGCTCCACTTGCAACTCTTGGTCGTGGCGATTGGCGATGCTATTGTTGATGTTGTTGCGCAAGTCACCCTCCTGGCGTGCATTCGCGATGTGGGTGCACACGTCGATTGGCTGGCCATTGGCGGCGACCATCTAGCGCAATGAACGTGGCTCGACTCGGTTGGTCGAGTGAGCACCTCGCAGGGCAAGCGGTGGGTGAGGAGGACGAGCGACTGGCCGACGAACGCGGGTAGAGGCGCCCGTGGGCCTTGGCAACTAGGGCCTTCGTGTAGCGTACGTAGACCCCATCTTCCCTGCTGGGGTTGAGATTAGCGATGGCGACCTGCGCATCGATGGCGTTTTCCATCGTCTTAGAGTGAAGGGGGAGACCGTTAGCGTCAACTTTTAGTCGAGGGGTTGCGCGACCccttggcggcagtgccggtggtggTGGGTTCGTTCGGTTTGCGACCGTCCGATCCGTGGCTGCTCGACTCGACTCCGGGACTTCGTGGTTTGTCGCACCACTCGGCTGCTGCCGTCCGTGGAGTGTCGTCATCGAAGTTCAAGCGTATGGTGGGGAAGCTCGGGTCGATGCGTTGATGTATGCGCCACCAGCGGTAGCTTGACAACGCTCTTGCCAAATCATGTTCCAATCGGAACTTCTTACGCTCCTCCAGCTCCTTCTTCCGCTGCTCCTCAAGGGCCTGGCGGTGGGCTTCGATGTCGTATACAGTTTCCATCACCGATATCTCCGTGGAGAATGGATCTAGGGGCGGCGGGTCATCGTTGGCCATGAGCACGGTGTCGTGGCACCGGGGTGGGGGTGCTCGATGAAATCCGATTCTAACTCGTAGTAAAAAATCAGGGGGATGGAGCTATCCCCAAAGTCACCCGGATTGTAGACCGGGGTGATTGAGACAGCGATTGACACAGCGGTGATGCATCCGGTGACTTACGCCGCAGCTACTGATCGGCGTCATCGGCCAAGGCTAAGTCGTCCTCTACGAATGTGTCTCCCGTGATCGGGAGAGTGGCGGTGAAGAGCTGGCCAGACGCGTAAGTGAGAGCCTCGCCCGACTCGGTGGCGCAGGCGAAACCGATGAAGAGGTTGATCGTGCCAACCGGCACCATCCAGGCGTGGGTGACCGGTGCCAACGCCAGGTGGTAGGTGCTCGACTAGATGTGGAAGAAGCCGCTGGTGGCGATCGTCCAGCCGGAAGCGACCGTCCGATGGATTGGCGAGTAGGGTCTCGCCGTAGAATTGAGGCATGTCGTCCTCCGCCCCATGGTGGGCACCACTGTCGTGGATATGGCACGACATGTGCTACAGGGTGCATCACTTCATTGAGGCGGGGCAAGGGGAGCGTAGCCATCTATGGACTGAGATGCACAAGACACggcttttacccaggttcagcccctctggTGGAGTAAAAGGTCTATGTCCTGCTATATTGTATTGCTCAATAGTGTTTACAatgggggtgctcggcaagtcggTGGTCGACTGCGAGTTCTAGTGTACAATGGAGATGCGGTCTAATCCGTTCTAGGGTTTAGCTCGAGGGTTTATATGGgcacccccgagttagggtttacATGGGTAAGATCATGCGTATCTGCAAGAAAGGCCGACAGTCATAAACCCATGATCCAAGTCTTCGCTCTAGGGCTTCATTCGCCGGGGTTTTCGGCGAGTGAGTTAGGTGATGGACCCCTAGGGCATATCCCCATGAACCGTACATAGTGATACGTGATTTACGGTCACTAAATATGGCGAGTGTTTCGTACAAGGTCACTCGTCGAGGTAGAACATCGTATTTACTGACATGGCAATTGGTGTACCCTGTCTGTCAGGCATGAACCCGATTTCAGTTTGCAAATACCCTCAAAATTTTCGTTTTCTTCCCCATCGTTGTAGTTCTTCGATTTTAATTTTAAAATggcttgtgcttccatagaccctCGAATAATAAAATAGTGTAAATCCCTATAGGggtattgtcgagggtactcctcgccaatgccctccgataggggcttagggttgacggaatcctacaagctgacacgagacatcggttcacagacaagcggggagagcgatttacccaggttcggggccctcgatgagataaaacccttacgtcctgcctgtttgttcttgattatgatgataatgggttacaatggggtgccgaatagttcggctgagatctcgtcgagatggctattgctatgatgacctagctctaagctttttctggctaagattgctaagatcgattctgtccctcggcagcccctctcctggcctatatataggaggccaggtctcaaggatcctaaccgagtacgactaggtttgcagtagtttagatccaatctttccttgtttgttcgcttccttgtcttgcccgtcaaggaatcttctagtgcgccgacctagtggcccatctcgccttcaggtatcttcatgggcctccaatttgtcaataccgaGATAGGGCaacactggttacccgaagggtaatgcccacgtcagtagcccccgagtgtctagccgaagataattcgggtagagactaatgcatgtttttttcacgacattcttcttcttcattgctcttgttcatcttgattatgcttcatcttctttttatcgggtgcgcgtcggcgctcccgatgggagtatccccgagtctaggtacggacgcttgcaatccgtgcgtagactcaagttgtactactcgaatactttcctctgccaagtttttcacaagtcttcataggtcatccgatacattttcttttcgcaaaggataatgagtaacgtgcccaacttttgttggctaACTACCGGTGGCAAAACAtcgttactctacacagaatcaagtccccgggcatgatcctggagtgcaaaaaactttcaacgggtgtgcaccacgtcctcccgatgggagtgattaacgaagtgtgcaaaaaactttcaaacttttattacttcgactgcttattctatcgaatcttctttttatcgggtgcacgtcagcgctcccgatgggagtagcccccgagtccaagTTCGGATGCCCGGAATCCGTGCGCGGACTCAAATCCTTCATCCGATGACTTTttatgtttccttcgaatgcttccaaatTATGACGTCATTGCTTCGTCGTGTAACCGTTGCGAGCTGATTTGACGGGTCCATCATGACGAGCTAGCCCTAGCCCTGCTCAATCAgtgttttagggcttgaccactatacgcgtaacgaccgaggtggctcctcgattttcgcacaatcgtgggcgtagtgggccgtcagTTCTTTCCTTTCCTCAAGCGCCACATGCTTACTTTAACTcctccttaaaatctccaaagggcaaaaaattctcaatcttctccacggttcccgcagcatctcctcattctccctcttcttccttctttcgtcattgttgcgccgccgccacagtttcaatcttcctcagatctcgcgatggtgaagaagaagaatacctCCGTCGTCGCTagctccaccagcggaggtgccgctgccaagtcctctcctcttccgaaggggagcgctccgagcgcccctcccccggcctccggcgccgccggctcGGCCGGGCTCGATGGTCAAACCCGGGAGctgggtagcttcaaccgtcaccaagcgtgacgaaaagaggtcccgaagcttaggattgatatcctccgacgcgggagaagtgatccttccaggtgcgatctctcggcccgatcctcctgctggattttctcgtgatgttcttatcttttcttcatcgaggcctttcgctccccactcatggattcctcctccatctcttgcggacgtatgaaatccaattatggcaacttacccccaactcaatcctccatgttgctgtgttcatcaccctttgcgaggcgtttttgggtattgaacctcatttcgggctatggaagaagatcttctatgtgaaaagatacagcagtagtaatgggtactttgtcaccggaggagtaggttttgttgctcgctcagaagttaattactttaatttcccaatgagagagtccgtgcaaggatggaggttgaaatggttttatgttaaagattcctcgtcacccgaatgtcgacttccctgctatgccgacgttactgaagccaagcccaaggactcttggaagaacatcctctcagccgacgaaagggcctcagccgacgaaagggcctcagccgaagaattgtttgccaaattcctttgaatcaaagaggctgacggccaaactatgattggtaaggaggtggcagcagttttcctgaagcgccgaatccagccagtcatggccgagttcacccgatgtggttatactcgggtccaaaggatgagaccgggattaatgctgccgatctatcggaaaagagttgcttgatgaagttcgtcgtcttacttccttcaaccaggaagattcgattccgctgatctcctcttatgctccccttgacgttgatcatccaccatcaggggtattttcctttcttcacatctctattaTAGCTCCTTGCTTAGCCAACATGATTACCTTTGTTCTTACTTGTCATTTTTCTTCGCCAGATCCCTATGACTTCTGAAAATACACGTGAttcaccggatgatacttctgaggggagaggctcctccatccccgtagattttcacaccaccgatcaaacaggtttagaggatgaatataatggtccgatgaatcttgaagttgcccacGCTGATCTTCCCTCCTCAGCCGATAACACTTGTATCGCAGACGGATCAGTGTGTTACGTCGACactgatcgtgatacttttgttgatgcagctgcagaTGGGGCCAGAGCTTttcctgcgaagagatcaaccggcagctttgccgatgaagatgatctcttcgacatgtaagtagttcccTTTTGAAAGTTATACTATGCccttctttttttttacttttcataCTCCTGTTATAATCACAGTCGACTGTTTACTTTTGCAGTGATgagggctttatcgagcctcctcctaaaaaggccaagtctgatgccgtttcgccggtcgtggtggcttccgaagcttcagctcctaaggctgcccccacggctcaagcatcgactgcgtcttccctttctgaagggaaggatatttctccaactgctgctactgcggctcctttttctgtaagtcctcttctgattttaatacagatttcttggagcgtgccttgtttaagtgtatttctttctctcttaaggacctgcatggcgttatctcttctctggaggttttcgcctcccgattcacttctctagaggctgacaaagttcggctgcaagaggaagtCGAATCTTCCTCCTCAAAACCGGATGGCGCGAGTCAAGATAGGCTGCCGCAGCTCGCCATGAGATTGATTCTATGAAGGAAGAGCCGGCCGGATCGAAAGGGAAgtcgaaggaggaggaagcatccaggctggtaggcgaggctcgagcagccgaaaaggatgaagtccttcgtcaatcttctttggccttgcttggtaatctctaacATACTTTCGTCGAGACGTTCTTATGGATTTACTTTTTGTCAATGTCTGAATTTTTCCCTTCCTTTCTATTGCGGAGGCAGCAAACATTCATGTCGATGCCCTGgaaagagttccaaataactccccagcgaacgctgtgtcaacgattctcgcttctcaccagcttacacaagagcttcttgtgaaggggaagggtgctttggcgcggatgcactcgatgatcttcccgaagattaagcaagagaagaccctgggacagctaaccgataccttcgcggttgacaccaaagaggtcatcgaggtattcaagcgtacatcgtgCACTTTCGGTGctctccttgcctt includes these proteins:
- the LOC124678840 gene encoding uncharacterized protein LOC124678840 — encoded protein: MDIFATLEIPDLIRVGAVGPSWHSAYTSLQSLGLYKLSQTPCLLYTSESAGDSSAYLYSLSEKRSYKLTLPGPPIRTRCLIGSSHGWLITVDERSEMHLVNPITCEQIALPSVITIEQVKPIFDEYGDLHKYELSWHTGTRAAYNSPSIYDLDKLRDELHYKAFVFPDTSTGSYMVVLIHNPKQQLSFTRVGDDKWTWLPPHDAYEDCTYKDGMLYAVTGFGEVHVFDFSSGPAVTVEMIMQVRNVYGCGYMYIAQAPWGDLLLIWRICEDHDVEPEPGASVFWNTTEYEIYKFDLKRMLENIRLSRQIMSTLLMIMCYGH